A DNA window from Sphingomonas profundi contains the following coding sequences:
- a CDS encoding cytochrome P450: MMASEKRLPYDLMTPAVQQCPYPAYDWLVREAPVYRDDGIGMVLLTGYAAMREVLRDPATYSNDIDWMALRPGGVPAASRALIAAEGFHEHPTLSRLDDPLHRQKRALVDKVFAASRIRKMGDEVDRIAHRLIDAFAGDGGCEFVSAFAVPLPCIIIASQIGVPEEDINLFRHWSDAIMARIGNMLSDEEDLAATRVTVEAQLYLKAIIDRRRADPRDDIISDLIREPLEDDRLLDDAEIIALLSEILVGGNETTTSAIASGMRILIEQDGLAARLRADPDAMRNFVEEVLRLETPIQGLYRICTRDVVLDGVALAKGTAINVRWAAANRDPAVFACPAEIDLNRRNAGAHMTFGSGIHHCLGAALARLEMTASFRALVDRLDDIAYPADFAGPQYLPSFLQRSIELLPITFIPCDVYKGEWSRRDLTSPPLTTEHR; this comes from the coding sequence ATGATGGCCAGCGAGAAGCGCCTGCCCTACGATCTAATGACGCCCGCCGTGCAGCAATGCCCGTACCCGGCCTATGACTGGCTGGTGCGCGAGGCGCCGGTCTATCGCGATGACGGCATCGGCATGGTGCTGCTGACCGGCTATGCCGCGATGCGCGAGGTGCTGCGCGATCCGGCGACCTATTCGAACGATATCGACTGGATGGCGCTGCGCCCCGGCGGCGTGCCGGCAGCCAGCCGCGCGCTGATCGCGGCGGAAGGCTTCCACGAGCATCCGACGCTGTCGCGGCTGGACGATCCGCTGCACCGCCAGAAACGCGCCCTCGTCGACAAGGTGTTCGCCGCTTCGCGCATCCGCAAGATGGGCGACGAGGTCGATCGTATCGCCCACCGCCTGATCGACGCCTTCGCGGGGGACGGCGGATGCGAATTCGTCAGCGCCTTCGCCGTGCCGCTGCCGTGCATCATCATCGCCAGCCAGATCGGCGTACCGGAGGAGGACATCAACCTGTTCCGCCACTGGTCCGATGCGATCATGGCGCGGATCGGCAACATGCTCTCCGACGAGGAGGATCTGGCGGCGACTCGCGTCACGGTGGAGGCGCAGCTCTATCTGAAGGCGATCATCGACCGCCGCCGGGCTGACCCGCGCGACGACATCATCTCCGACCTGATCCGCGAGCCGCTTGAGGACGACCGGCTGCTTGACGATGCCGAGATCATCGCGTTGCTCAGCGAAATCCTCGTTGGCGGCAACGAGACAACGACGAGCGCGATCGCCTCGGGCATGCGCATCCTGATCGAGCAGGACGGGCTGGCCGCGCGACTGCGCGCCGACCCGGACGCGATGCGCAACTTTGTGGAGGAGGTGCTGCGGCTGGAGACCCCTATCCAGGGTCTCTACCGCATATGCACGCGCGATGTGGTGCTGGATGGCGTGGCGCTGGCGAAAGGCACGGCGATCAACGTGCGCTGGGCCGCCGCCAACCGCGATCCGGCGGTGTTCGCCTGCCCGGCGGAGATTGATCTGAACCGGCGCAACGCCGGCGCACACATGACATTTGGCTCCGGCATCCACCATTGCCTCGGCGCGGCGCTGGCTCGTTTGGAGATGACGGCATCGTTCCGCGCCCTCGTCGATCGGCTGGACGACATCGCCTATCCGGCCGACTTCGCAGGGCCGCAATATCTTCCGAGCTT
- a CDS encoding nuclear transport factor 2 family protein → MVRSPDEETVLALYAAGGAGDWNAAAALVTPDFTLREPECFPFGGTYLGIAALRAFYTVIFEAAGPTDMDLNAATSGDGHVTVLVTLRMRDHGVTADVVEAFRMEDGKIAAITVYYLDPPRVASVYAGVADAIASRFPDVQRLPAGL, encoded by the coding sequence ATGGTGAGAAGCCCTGACGAGGAGACGGTGCTGGCGCTTTACGCGGCGGGCGGCGCGGGCGACTGGAACGCGGCGGCGGCGCTGGTGACGCCTGACTTCACCCTGCGCGAGCCCGAATGCTTCCCGTTCGGCGGCACGTATCTCGGAATTGCGGCGTTGCGCGCCTTCTACACCGTCATCTTCGAGGCGGCCGGCCCCACCGATATGGATCTCAACGCCGCCACCAGTGGCGACGGCCATGTGACCGTGCTGGTGACGCTGCGGATGCGGGATCACGGCGTAACGGCCGACGTGGTGGAGGCGTTTCGCATGGAAGACGGCAAGATCGCCGCGATCACCGTCTATTATCTCGATCCGCCGCGTGTCGCGTCCGTCTATGCCGGTGTCGCGGACGCGATCGCCAGCCGCTTTCCGGATGTGCAGCGCCTGCCGGCCGGTTTGTGA
- a CDS encoding VOC family protein: MILDRLGPIIQNAFVVRDLDAAVTAWTKLGIGPFFAIHDSTYAVTRYRGAVGTADFSVAIGFWNDFQIELIVQRCDKPSVYREFLDDGQEGFHHVLTTTDDMDGLIVTLGEVGHELLADVDIGENGRVIYFRPAGQRWPLIEVGAFHPPIHALFDMMKEAARDWDGTDPLRVIG; encoded by the coding sequence ATGATCCTCGATCGACTGGGGCCGATCATCCAGAACGCCTTCGTGGTGCGGGATCTGGACGCCGCCGTGACGGCATGGACGAAGCTGGGCATCGGCCCGTTCTTCGCGATCCACGATTCCACCTATGCCGTCACGCGCTACCGCGGCGCCGTGGGCACGGCGGATTTCTCTGTGGCGATCGGCTTCTGGAACGATTTCCAGATCGAGCTGATCGTCCAGCGCTGCGACAAGCCTTCGGTCTATCGCGAATTCCTCGACGATGGCCAGGAGGGCTTCCACCATGTGCTGACGACGACCGACGACATGGACGGCCTGATCGTGACGCTAGGCGAGGTCGGGCACGAACTGCTCGCCGACGTCGACATCGGCGAGAATGGCAGGGTGATCTATTTTCGCCCCGCCGGGCAGCGCTGGCCGCTGATCGAGGTCGGCGCGTTCCACCCGCCGATCCACGCGCTGTTCGATATGATGAAAGAGGCGGCACGCGACTGGGACGGAACCGATCCCCTGCGCGTGATCGGTTAG